The Hyphococcus flavus genome contains a region encoding:
- a CDS encoding Ppx/GppA family phosphatase, whose amino-acid sequence MRRLEFEYATVTIDGRRMGSGDKLNDTSEGGLASARRAVVDIGSNSVRLVVYDGPPRAPIPICNEKALCGLGREMTKDGGLNPAAVEDALATLSRFRHVLDDLGRPHVEVIATAAVRDARDGKQFVEATKALGFDVNIISGEEEGRLAAYGVAAVEPEATGLVGDMGGGSLELALLNKGEIEQSNSLPVGPFNLMRAAGGDNKAAVKFIEEQLDSIKFLKPKKIDTIYSVGGAWRAVARIHMGLRSYPLSVLHHYEMSSQQVLDICDLIARQSRRSLEEVPGIPRRRIDTLPLASMVLRAVVTRVKADKIIVSAGGVREGLLYNQLSKEQRASDPFIEACKYYAQRLSPDPAFGEAAYKVIEPLFANGDASGARLRYGACLLADIGAYFHPDLRGRHAFDTALRAPFVGVSHAERLWTALALFRRHQGRSPAPPDEQAMALMPWDAQLQSTQFGLALRFVAALAPKAPAALKGCKLEKREDEIVFTAPSDREALMGETPRRRFVSLAAAFECAAAEVYED is encoded by the coding sequence TTGCGAAGACTTGAGTTTGAGTATGCAACGGTGACGATTGACGGACGCAGAATGGGGTCGGGCGATAAATTAAATGATACTTCAGAAGGCGGTCTCGCCAGCGCACGGCGGGCTGTAGTCGATATCGGCTCAAATTCCGTCAGGCTTGTAGTGTACGATGGACCGCCACGGGCGCCCATACCGATCTGCAACGAAAAAGCTTTATGCGGTCTTGGCCGGGAAATGACCAAAGATGGCGGGCTTAACCCGGCAGCTGTTGAGGATGCGCTGGCGACGCTTTCCAGATTTCGTCATGTTCTTGATGATCTTGGCCGCCCGCATGTTGAGGTTATAGCGACAGCCGCTGTTCGTGACGCGCGTGACGGAAAGCAGTTTGTCGAGGCGACAAAAGCGCTAGGTTTTGACGTCAATATCATCAGTGGCGAAGAGGAAGGCCGGCTTGCCGCGTATGGTGTCGCTGCAGTCGAGCCGGAAGCAACAGGCCTCGTTGGCGACATGGGCGGCGGCAGCCTTGAACTGGCCTTGCTGAACAAGGGAGAAATTGAGCAAAGCAATAGCTTGCCTGTTGGTCCGTTTAATTTGATGCGCGCCGCCGGCGGTGACAACAAGGCGGCAGTTAAATTTATCGAAGAACAGCTTGATAGCATCAAATTTCTGAAGCCGAAGAAAATTGATACGATTTATTCAGTAGGCGGCGCATGGCGCGCCGTTGCACGAATCCACATGGGGCTTAGAAGCTATCCCTTGTCGGTGTTGCATCACTATGAAATGTCGAGTCAGCAAGTTCTCGACATTTGCGATCTTATCGCGCGTCAAAGCCGGCGGTCGCTGGAGGAAGTGCCGGGCATACCGCGCAGAAGGATTGATACGTTGCCGCTCGCCTCAATGGTGTTGCGCGCTGTCGTCACGAGGGTCAAAGCTGACAAGATTATCGTCTCTGCTGGCGGTGTGCGCGAAGGGCTTTTGTACAACCAGTTATCGAAAGAACAGCGCGCCAGTGATCCTTTCATCGAAGCGTGCAAATATTACGCTCAACGCTTGTCGCCGGACCCAGCCTTTGGAGAAGCGGCGTATAAAGTTATTGAACCGCTCTTCGCGAATGGCGATGCATCTGGGGCGCGGTTGCGATACGGCGCCTGCCTGCTGGCGGATATCGGCGCGTATTTTCATCCGGATCTTCGCGGCCGTCATGCTTTCGATACGGCTCTGCGCGCGCCTTTTGTCGGCGTCAGTCATGCTGAACGGCTCTGGACGGCGCTTGCCTTGTTCAGGCGCCATCAAGGACGCTCGCCGGCGCCGCCAGACGAGCAGGCCATGGCGTTAATGCCCTGGGATGCACAGTTGCAGTCTACGCAATTTGGTCTCGCTTTGCGTTTCGTCGCGGCGTTAGCGCCAAAAGCGCCGGCAGCGCTGAAGGGATGCAAACTTGAAAAGCGGGAAGACGAGATTGTCTTTACGGCGCCGTCGGATCGCGAGGCGCTGATGGGTGAAACGCCAAGGCGGCGGTTCGTATCACTCGCTGCGGCCTTTGAATGCGCGGCTGCGGAAGTGTACGAAGATTAA
- a CDS encoding CTP synthase has product MARYIFITGGVVSSLGKGVASAALGALLQARGYKVRLRKLDPYLNVDPGTMSPYQHGEVFVTDDGAETDLDLGHYERFTGVSASKGDNVTTGQIYSQILEKERRGDYLGATVQVIPHVTDAIKQFILSDAGGADFVLCEVGGTVGDIEALPFFEAIRQLVNELPRGDAVYVHLTLMPFIPSAGELKTKPTQHSVRELRAIGIQPDVLLVRADRDIPQSERKKIALFCNVRPSAVVQALDCRTIYEVPLTYHREGFDSEVLDAFGVKNPPDPKLDGWENIVHRVTAPDGEVTIAVVGKYTVLKDAYKSLIEAIAHGGIANNVRVNIEWIESDVFEKEDEAISALEGVHGILVPGGFGERGAEGKIKAAQFAREKEIPYFGICFGMQMAIIEAARNLLGEKDASSSEFSGGGKSIVGLMTEWVRGNQKEVRQADGDLGGTMRLGAYPARLKPGSRVAEIYGADEIEERHRHRFEVDMAWAKRLGEHGVVFSGTSPDGELPEIMEIPDHPWFIGVQYHPELKSRPFDPHPLFASFIDAAVKRSRLV; this is encoded by the coding sequence ATGGCGCGGTATATATTCATTACCGGCGGCGTGGTGTCGTCACTCGGAAAAGGTGTTGCTTCAGCGGCTTTAGGCGCGCTCCTTCAGGCGCGCGGCTATAAGGTCCGTTTGAGAAAGCTTGACCCCTATCTCAATGTCGATCCCGGCACCATGTCGCCCTATCAGCATGGCGAAGTGTTCGTCACCGACGACGGCGCCGAGACAGATCTCGACCTCGGACATTATGAGCGCTTTACCGGCGTTTCCGCATCAAAGGGTGACAACGTCACTACGGGGCAGATTTACTCACAGATTCTGGAGAAAGAACGGCGCGGCGACTATCTCGGCGCCACTGTGCAAGTCATTCCTCACGTCACCGACGCGATAAAACAATTCATCCTGTCTGACGCCGGCGGCGCGGACTTTGTCTTGTGCGAAGTGGGCGGCACGGTCGGCGATATAGAAGCGCTCCCGTTTTTTGAGGCGATCCGGCAGCTCGTCAACGAACTGCCGCGCGGCGACGCTGTTTACGTTCATTTGACGCTGATGCCGTTCATCCCGTCCGCAGGCGAGCTGAAAACAAAACCGACTCAACACTCGGTGCGGGAGCTTCGCGCCATCGGCATTCAGCCGGATGTTCTTCTTGTCCGCGCCGACAGAGACATCCCCCAAAGCGAACGCAAAAAAATCGCGCTGTTTTGCAACGTGCGCCCTTCCGCTGTGGTGCAGGCGCTTGACTGCCGCACGATTTACGAAGTGCCGCTGACCTATCATCGCGAAGGTTTCGACAGTGAAGTGCTTGACGCTTTTGGCGTTAAAAACCCGCCCGATCCAAAACTCGACGGCTGGGAAAACATTGTCCATCGCGTCACCGCACCGGATGGCGAGGTCACCATTGCGGTCGTCGGCAAATATACGGTGCTCAAGGACGCCTACAAATCCCTTATCGAAGCCATCGCCCATGGCGGGATCGCCAATAACGTGCGCGTCAATATCGAATGGATTGAAAGCGACGTTTTTGAAAAAGAAGATGAAGCGATCTCCGCGCTGGAAGGGGTCCACGGCATTCTCGTGCCGGGCGGTTTTGGCGAACGCGGCGCTGAAGGAAAAATCAAAGCCGCGCAATTCGCACGCGAGAAAGAGATCCCTTATTTCGGCATCTGCTTCGGCATGCAGATGGCCATTATCGAGGCGGCGCGAAACCTTTTGGGTGAGAAAGACGCAAGCTCATCCGAGTTTTCCGGCGGCGGCAAATCGATTGTCGGATTGATGACCGAATGGGTGCGCGGCAACCAGAAAGAAGTCCGTCAAGCCGATGGCGATCTCGGCGGCACCATGCGCCTGGGCGCTTACCCGGCGCGTCTGAAACCGGGAAGCCGCGTCGCGGAAATCTATGGCGCGGATGAAATCGAAGAACGCCACAGGCACCGGTTTGAAGTCGATATGGCCTGGGCCAAAAGACTGGGCGAACATGGCGTCGTCTTTTCCGGCACTTCGCCCGACGGCGAACTCCCCGAGATCATGGAAATTCCCGATCATCCATGGTTCATCGGCGTTCAGTATCACCCGGAACTGAAATCGCGCCCGTTCGATCCGCATCCGCTATTTGCATCATTTATCGATGCGGCGGTGAAGCGGTCGAGGTTGGTTTAG
- the secG gene encoding preprotein translocase subunit SecG, with the protein MTAILLTVHSLIVLALIVVVLLQRSDGGALGIGGGGGGGGGFMTGRGAANALTRTTSILAALFFATSLALAIQAGGGEDTDSLIDELTSTGGAQESQPEDIDTPPSTSDLLDSLDVEESQTGTDEPASTTDLLESLGAEAPEEAQPVTNEPSDVQPAAETEPASGEQTTDSQEDPPQG; encoded by the coding sequence ATGACCGCTATTTTGCTGACCGTCCATTCCTTGATCGTGCTTGCGCTGATCGTTGTCGTTCTGCTTCAGCGTTCTGACGGCGGTGCGCTGGGCATTGGCGGCGGCGGTGGCGGCGGCGGCGGTTTCATGACCGGCCGTGGCGCGGCGAATGCGTTAACCCGCACGACTTCGATTCTTGCGGCGCTGTTTTTCGCTACCTCTCTTGCGTTGGCGATACAAGCCGGTGGAGGTGAGGACACGGATTCTCTGATTGATGAGCTAACCAGTACCGGTGGCGCACAGGAAAGCCAGCCAGAAGATATCGACACGCCGCCCTCCACCAGCGATTTGCTGGATTCCCTTGATGTGGAGGAATCTCAAACCGGAACTGATGAGCCGGCCTCTACGACGGATCTTCTCGAATCGCTTGGCGCGGAGGCGCCGGAAGAAGCCCAGCCCGTCACAAACGAACCATCGGACGTGCAACCTGCAGCAGAAACAGAGCCTGCATCCGGCGAGCAAACAACGGACTCTCAGGAAGATCCGCCGCAGGGCTGA
- a CDS encoding DUF885 domain-containing protein — MRIIGKIFGFLLLLLVLAAGAASMWFWFTPVGVNNYVNKVTFQFLTDSPELMTQLGFIDNTPLDFHSGKLADYTQAQDEKSLEKLRKARAGLDKYGPDGLEGQELLTWKITAWFFDDLLRQAEFEYGGYRVSQLSGPLVNMPSFLTDAHVIKNEKSVKRYISRLNEFGRVLRETKVRVEDDRDNGVVPPDFVIEKSLTGMRSFIEGGAAENPLVTTLPAKLEEIGLSEDKQAGYMAQATEAVETEVIPGYEAMIALFEALLENTDHNAGIWRIPDGAEIYKVQLKSNTTTDFTADEIHETGLSEVALIEQQMDDILVSQGYTEGTVAERVRVLMEAPDQIYPNTDEGRQEMLDYLSNLNDEVMEIAGDYFITLPPQPLEVVRVPEFSEDGAPGGYYNAPALDGSRPGRFYINQKDTADNPKWTLPTLLIHEGAPGHHFQISLSQMIEGVPMLRKLSPFTAYSEGWALYAERVAKIDMGMYDDDPLGDLGRLQAEMYRAVRLVVDTGIHHKRWSREQAIEYMASKTGMTDAEVTREIERYAVWPGQATAYKTGQLAILRMRERAENELGDDFDLREFHETVLMNGGMPLGILDEVVDEWIEAEKAS; from the coding sequence ATGCGCATCATAGGGAAGATATTCGGATTTTTGCTACTTTTGCTGGTCCTGGCGGCTGGCGCGGCGTCCATGTGGTTCTGGTTCACGCCGGTGGGCGTCAACAATTACGTTAACAAAGTAACGTTTCAATTTCTGACGGACTCTCCCGAGCTGATGACCCAACTCGGGTTTATCGATAACACGCCGCTCGATTTCCACAGCGGCAAGCTCGCCGACTACACACAAGCGCAAGATGAAAAGTCGCTGGAAAAACTTCGCAAAGCGCGCGCTGGTCTCGACAAATACGGCCCCGACGGTCTTGAAGGACAGGAACTTTTAACCTGGAAAATCACCGCCTGGTTTTTCGACGATCTGCTTCGTCAGGCCGAATTTGAATATGGCGGCTATCGCGTTTCACAGCTCAGCGGTCCGCTAGTGAATATGCCGTCGTTTCTTACCGACGCGCACGTCATCAAAAACGAAAAAAGCGTCAAACGATATATCTCCCGTCTGAATGAATTCGGCCGGGTGTTGCGGGAAACGAAAGTCCGGGTTGAGGATGATCGGGACAACGGCGTCGTGCCGCCTGATTTCGTCATCGAAAAATCGCTTACCGGCATGCGCTCCTTTATCGAAGGCGGCGCGGCTGAAAACCCGCTTGTCACCACATTACCGGCAAAGCTTGAAGAAATCGGTTTGTCCGAAGACAAACAGGCGGGTTACATGGCGCAAGCAACAGAAGCCGTGGAGACAGAAGTCATCCCCGGCTACGAAGCCATGATCGCGCTATTTGAGGCGCTTCTTGAAAACACTGATCATAACGCTGGTATCTGGAGAATTCCGGACGGCGCCGAAATTTACAAGGTTCAGCTTAAGTCAAACACCACAACCGACTTCACGGCGGATGAAATTCATGAAACCGGTCTGTCGGAAGTCGCACTTATCGAACAGCAGATGGACGACATCCTTGTCTCCCAAGGATATACCGAGGGTACGGTCGCGGAACGCGTGCGCGTCCTCATGGAAGCGCCAGACCAGATTTATCCCAATACGGATGAAGGCCGGCAGGAAATGCTGGATTATCTTTCAAACCTCAATGACGAGGTGATGGAGATTGCTGGCGACTATTTCATCACCCTGCCGCCGCAGCCGCTGGAAGTTGTGCGCGTGCCGGAATTTTCCGAAGACGGCGCGCCGGGCGGTTACTATAACGCGCCTGCCCTCGACGGTTCGCGTCCCGGACGATTTTATATCAACCAGAAGGATACGGCCGATAATCCGAAATGGACATTACCGACGCTTCTTATTCATGAGGGAGCGCCAGGGCACCATTTCCAGATTTCGCTGTCGCAGATGATTGAAGGCGTGCCAATGCTGCGCAAGCTTTCGCCGTTCACCGCCTATTCAGAAGGATGGGCGCTTTATGCGGAACGCGTGGCGAAAATTGACATGGGCATGTATGACGACGACCCGCTTGGGGACCTTGGCCGCCTACAGGCAGAGATGTACAGAGCGGTGCGTCTGGTAGTCGATACAGGTATCCACCACAAACGCTGGTCACGTGAACAGGCTATCGAATACATGGCCTCGAAAACCGGCATGACCGACGCGGAAGTCACACGCGAGATTGAGCGCTATGCCGTCTGGCCGGGACAGGCCACTGCCTATAAAACCGGTCAGCTCGCCATTTTACGAATGCGCGAACGCGCCGAGAATGAATTGGGCGATGATTTCGATCTCAGGGAATTCCATGAAACAGTCTTGATGAATGGCGGCATGCCGCTCGGCATCCTCGACGAAGTCGTGGACGAGTGGATAGAAGCGGAAAAAGCTTCTTAA
- a CDS encoding pyruvate dehydrogenase complex E1 component subunit beta gives MPTPVLMPALSPTMEEGTLAKWNVKEGDKVSSGDVIAEIETDKATMEVEAVDEGTIGKILVAEGTENVKVNDPIAVLVDDGESADDIDLSSLNGGAPAASDEQSASTETDQAADDGDSQDTPPQPAVTAAADPELPDDVEMIPTTIRDALRDAMAEEMRRDEDVFLMGEEVAEYQGAYKVSRGLLDEFGPKRVVDTPITEYGFAGLGVGAAFAGLKPIVEFMTWNFAMQAIDHIINSAAKTRYMSGGQMGSPIVFRGPNAAASRVAAQHSQDYAAWYSNVPGLIVISPYSASDAKGLLKAAIRNPNPVVFLEHELLYGDTMDVPDVDDWVLPIGKAKVAREGDDVTIVSYSRGVKFSLEAAEKLAEEGVSAEVVDLRTLRPLDVETVLASVRKTNRIVTVEEGWAPCGVGAEIGWQVTQHAFDYLDAPPARVTQEDAPLPYAANLEVLSLPNADKIVKAVKTVMYRD, from the coding sequence ATGCCAACGCCGGTTTTAATGCCAGCCCTTTCCCCCACCATGGAAGAAGGCACGCTTGCCAAGTGGAATGTAAAAGAAGGGGACAAGGTGTCCTCTGGCGATGTGATCGCCGAAATTGAAACCGACAAGGCGACCATGGAGGTCGAAGCGGTCGATGAGGGGACCATCGGTAAAATCCTGGTGGCCGAAGGCACGGAGAACGTCAAAGTTAATGACCCCATTGCTGTGCTGGTCGACGATGGCGAAAGCGCCGATGACATCGATCTGTCGAGCCTGAACGGCGGCGCGCCGGCGGCGTCGGATGAGCAATCTGCCAGCACTGAAACTGATCAGGCCGCAGATGACGGCGACAGTCAGGACACGCCGCCGCAACCAGCGGTGACCGCGGCGGCTGATCCCGAATTGCCGGACGACGTTGAAATGATCCCCACAACCATCCGCGATGCGTTGCGCGACGCCATGGCCGAAGAAATGCGCCGTGATGAGGACGTGTTCCTCATGGGCGAGGAAGTCGCCGAATATCAGGGCGCCTATAAAGTCTCACGCGGATTGCTCGACGAGTTCGGGCCGAAGCGCGTGGTCGATACGCCGATCACGGAATATGGCTTTGCCGGTCTTGGCGTTGGCGCGGCTTTTGCGGGCCTGAAACCGATTGTCGAATTCATGACCTGGAATTTCGCCATGCAGGCGATTGACCATATCATCAACTCGGCTGCGAAGACGCGTTATATGTCCGGCGGTCAGATGGGCTCGCCCATCGTCTTCCGCGGACCGAACGCAGCGGCGTCGCGCGTCGCCGCGCAGCATTCTCAGGATTACGCCGCATGGTATTCAAACGTGCCGGGCCTGATCGTGATTTCGCCGTACTCCGCATCAGATGCGAAAGGCCTGTTGAAGGCCGCGATCCGCAACCCGAACCCGGTGGTGTTTCTGGAGCATGAGCTGCTTTACGGCGACACCATGGATGTGCCGGACGTGGACGACTGGGTGCTGCCCATCGGCAAGGCGAAGGTCGCGCGCGAAGGCGATGACGTCACTATTGTTTCCTATTCGCGTGGCGTGAAGTTCTCGCTGGAAGCAGCGGAGAAGCTGGCCGAGGAGGGCGTTTCCGCCGAAGTCGTAGATTTGCGCACATTACGTCCGCTCGATGTGGAGACGGTGCTCGCTTCCGTTCGCAAGACCAACCGCATCGTTACGGTGGAAGAGGGCTGGGCGCCCTGCGGCGTCGGCGCCGAGATCGGGTGGCAGGTGACACAGCATGCGTTCGATTACCTCGATGCGCCGCCGGCGCGCGTCACGCAAGAGGATGCGCCGCTCCCCTACGCTGCGAATCTCGAAGTCTTAAGCCTTCCGAATGCGGACAAAATCGTCAAGGCGGTGAAGACGGTGATGTATAGGGATTAA
- a CDS encoding pyruvate dehydrogenase complex dihydrolipoamide acetyltransferase — MPTPILMPALSPTMEEGTLAKWNVKEGDKVSSGDVIAEIETDKATMEVEAVDEGTVGKILIGEGTENVKVNAPIAVLLEDGESAGDIDLGALENGSGGGTGEVEKDQSEEAPKAANGAASAPQKAASSSTNPAPSANGRVLASPLAKRLAEQEGIDLSALTGSGPRGRIVKRDIEKAKKEGVSAKPASAPMPGSGQIAPASVDARLYPAESYTAVKLDGMRKTIAKRLTQSFNQEVPHFPLNVDIELDNLLAARARINATSPKEGDEAFKLSVNDFIIKASAMALKKVPAANATYTDEAILLHKHADIGVAVAIDGGLITPIVWKAEEKGLKTISAEVKDMAGRARNKKLKPEEYQGGTFSVSNLGMFGITSFASIVNQPHGAIMSVGAGEQRPVVRDGQIVARTMMTVTLTCDHRVVDGAVGAEFLAAFKSFIEEPAAMLL, encoded by the coding sequence ATGCCCACGCCAATTTTGATGCCAGCCCTTTCGCCGACCATGGAGGAAGGCACGCTCGCCAAATGGAATGTGAAAGAAGGCGACAAGGTCTCTTCAGGGGACGTCATCGCCGAGATTGAAACCGACAAGGCAACCATGGAAGTGGAAGCAGTGGACGAAGGCACGGTCGGCAAAATCCTGATCGGCGAGGGCACGGAAAACGTAAAGGTCAACGCGCCGATTGCCGTCCTGCTCGAAGATGGCGAGAGCGCCGGAGATATTGATCTTGGCGCGCTGGAGAACGGGTCTGGCGGCGGAACAGGCGAGGTGGAAAAAGACCAGTCTGAGGAAGCCCCTAAAGCGGCAAATGGCGCCGCGTCCGCTCCTCAAAAAGCGGCGAGTTCGTCCACGAACCCAGCCCCTTCAGCAAACGGGCGCGTTCTTGCGTCGCCTTTGGCGAAACGTCTTGCTGAACAGGAAGGCATAGATCTTTCGGCTTTGACCGGCTCCGGTCCGCGGGGCCGCATCGTCAAGCGCGATATCGAAAAAGCGAAGAAAGAAGGCGTCAGCGCCAAACCTGCTTCGGCGCCAATGCCGGGATCTGGACAAATCGCGCCTGCCTCTGTCGATGCAAGGCTTTATCCGGCGGAAAGCTATACCGCCGTGAAGCTCGACGGCATGCGCAAGACCATCGCCAAACGCCTCACGCAAAGCTTCAACCAGGAAGTCCCGCACTTTCCACTGAATGTTGACATTGAACTCGACAACCTACTGGCGGCGCGCGCGCGTATTAACGCGACCTCTCCCAAGGAAGGCGACGAAGCATTCAAGCTGTCGGTCAACGACTTCATCATCAAGGCGTCCGCCATGGCGCTGAAAAAAGTACCGGCCGCGAACGCGACTTACACGGACGAAGCGATCCTGCTGCATAAACATGCCGATATTGGCGTCGCGGTGGCGATTGACGGTGGCCTGATCACGCCGATTGTCTGGAAAGCGGAAGAAAAAGGCCTGAAAACCATTTCCGCTGAAGTGAAAGACATGGCGGGCCGGGCGCGCAACAAAAAGCTTAAGCCCGAGGAATATCAGGGTGGCACGTTTTCGGTTTCCAATCTCGGCATGTTCGGAATCACGTCCTTCGCCTCCATCGTGAACCAGCCGCACGGGGCGATCATGTCAGTTGGCGCCGGCGAGCAGCGGCCCGTTGTCCGCGACGGACAGATTGTGGCGCGGACCATGATGACCGTAACACTTACTTGTGATCACCGGGTGGTGGATGGAGCGGTGGGCGCTGAATTCCTTGCGGCGTTCAAATCATTCATCGAAGAACCTGCCGCGATGCTGCTTTAG
- a CDS encoding VPLPA-CTERM sorting domain-containing protein — MNFKSAAFAALSTFFAGSFAAEAAPINFATEAAIGGERGLENGAIFTASNGEQIRLTSGGTATDGSENIPAPYLDGLSNGRPAGLGVCTLEAGPGSECERNNEDNVTGDQDEFIEFGFLDDSGQRLFSLMGISFRDADHFDISGSNDFVQVSVDGGVLETLTFAGVVSAAASGMYANAETLRLVGVALSEGGREFYINAVSDVPIPAALPLLISGLIGLGFAAKRKKTYA, encoded by the coding sequence ATGAATTTTAAGTCAGCCGCGTTTGCGGCTTTAAGTACTTTTTTCGCAGGAAGTTTCGCCGCGGAAGCGGCGCCTATTAATTTCGCTACCGAAGCCGCGATCGGCGGAGAGCGAGGTTTGGAGAATGGTGCAATTTTCACCGCCTCGAACGGCGAACAGATCCGGTTGACATCTGGCGGAACTGCTACAGACGGATCAGAAAATATTCCCGCACCATACCTTGACGGTTTAAGCAACGGACGCCCTGCAGGTCTTGGCGTTTGCACGCTTGAAGCGGGACCGGGTTCTGAATGCGAACGCAATAACGAAGACAATGTCACCGGTGATCAAGATGAATTTATTGAATTCGGATTTCTTGACGACAGTGGCCAGCGATTATTCTCGCTAATGGGAATATCGTTTCGCGATGCAGATCATTTCGACATCAGCGGCAGCAATGATTTCGTGCAAGTAAGTGTTGACGGTGGAGTGCTGGAAACACTGACATTTGCGGGAGTCGTCTCAGCCGCGGCCAGCGGCATGTACGCTAACGCGGAAACACTGCGCCTTGTTGGTGTGGCGCTCAGCGAAGGTGGGCGTGAATTCTATATCAATGCGGTTTCTGACGTGCCAATCCCAGCGGCGCTTCCACTGTTGATCTCCGGTCTTATCGGCCTTGGATTCGCCGCCAAGCGAAAAAAGACTTACGCGTAG
- a CDS encoding 2OG-Fe(II) oxygenase produces MTFLSGNKDDPALFDFDALKDRGLDLATDYAAADPFPHIVIDDFLPSAVIDLCLSQFPQQPDADSQTFDRNQERLKTSFHPDHMAPKLRRLFYAFNSRPFIKVIENISGIKGLIPDPYFLGGGFHEIANGGHLSMHADFNHHKPLGLERRINVLIYLNRDWKDEYGGQLELWRTDMSERVHAITPIANRCVIFTTTGDSMHGNPQPVAHPESVTRKSIALYYYTATWEASKASRTTQFRPRPGTGDETDWKVKIDEALEDFLPPILNRQVARLRRRLSRR; encoded by the coding sequence ATGACCTTTCTCTCCGGCAATAAAGACGACCCCGCTTTATTCGACTTCGATGCGCTCAAGGATCGCGGTCTGGACCTGGCGACCGATTACGCGGCAGCCGATCCGTTCCCGCATATCGTGATCGATGACTTCCTGCCGTCTGCGGTCATTGACCTTTGCCTCAGCCAGTTTCCGCAACAACCGGATGCAGACAGCCAGACTTTCGACCGCAATCAGGAACGCCTGAAAACCAGTTTTCATCCGGACCATATGGCGCCTAAGCTGCGGCGGCTATTTTACGCCTTCAACTCGAGGCCGTTCATCAAGGTCATCGAAAACATTTCAGGCATTAAGGGTCTCATCCCCGACCCTTATTTTCTCGGCGGCGGTTTCCACGAAATCGCCAATGGCGGGCATCTGTCCATGCATGCCGACTTTAACCACCACAAGCCGTTGGGACTTGAGCGCCGCATCAATGTCCTGATCTACCTAAATCGCGACTGGAAAGATGAATATGGCGGTCAGTTGGAGCTGTGGCGGACGGATATGTCCGAACGGGTTCACGCCATAACGCCGATCGCCAATCGCTGCGTCATCTTTACGACCACAGGCGACAGCATGCACGGCAATCCCCAGCCGGTCGCGCACCCTGAGAGCGTCACCCGGAAATCCATCGCGCTCTATTACTACACCGCGACCTGGGAAGCCTCCAAAGCATCCCGCACGACCCAGTTCAGGCCCCGGCCCGGTACTGGCGATGAAACAGACTGGAAGGTCAAAATCGACGAGGCTCTCGAGGATTTTCTGCCCCCCATCCTCAACCGGCAGGTTGCGCGGCTGCGGCGACGGTTGAGCCGTCGCTAG
- a CDS encoding SDR family oxidoreductase: protein MHQSVLITGASSGIGEATAIHLAHKGFRVFATARREEKLKNLSGLGGGRITPIEMDVTDESSIEKALKKIADEGVTLYGLVNNAGVSAMGPLERLSQTEWRGVFETNVFGLVAVTQALLPQMREAGRGRIVNIGSLTGRIASPFQSAYAATKHAVEGLSDSLRRELKPHGIKVSVVRPGAINTPFGHFEQEMLTHYETDDVYGEQVKIFKAWFEKQHPSAPPPIVVAEAVHEALTAERPQSRYTAPKSMTYAIALRNFLPSGATDRILERINGLDSFKKSRRN from the coding sequence TTGCATCAATCCGTCCTCATCACCGGCGCCTCAAGCGGCATTGGCGAAGCGACCGCCATTCATCTAGCCCATAAAGGGTTTCGCGTCTTCGCTACGGCCCGCCGGGAAGAAAAGCTGAAAAACCTCTCCGGCCTTGGCGGTGGGCGCATTACGCCAATTGAAATGGACGTCACCGATGAAAGCTCCATCGAAAAAGCCTTGAAAAAAATCGCCGACGAAGGCGTGACGCTTTACGGGCTCGTCAATAACGCCGGCGTTTCCGCCATGGGACCGCTCGAACGGCTCTCTCAGACTGAGTGGCGCGGCGTATTCGAAACGAATGTCTTTGGCCTTGTTGCTGTGACGCAAGCGCTGTTGCCGCAAATGCGCGAGGCGGGTCGCGGCCGCATTGTCAATATTGGCTCCTTGACCGGCCGCATCGCCTCCCCGTTTCAAAGCGCTTATGCGGCGACCAAACACGCAGTCGAAGGGTTATCGGATTCACTGCGCCGCGAGCTTAAACCTCATGGCATCAAGGTTTCAGTGGTGCGACCGGGCGCCATCAACACGCCATTCGGCCATTTCGAACAGGAAATGCTGACGCATTACGAGACTGACGATGTTTACGGAGAGCAAGTCAAAATCTTCAAAGCATGGTTTGAAAAACAGCACCCTTCAGCGCCGCCGCCAATTGTTGTTGCTGAGGCGGTGCATGAAGCGCTGACCGCCGAGCGTCCGCAATCGCGTTATACAGCGCCAAAAAGCATGACTTACGCAATTGCGCTGCGAAACTTTCTGCCGTCAGGAGCGACAGACCGTATTCTTGAACGCATAAACGGCCTCGATAGTTTTAAAAAGTCCCGCCGCAATTAA